In Drosophila miranda strain MSH22 chromosome XR, D.miranda_PacBio2.1, whole genome shotgun sequence, the genomic window CCATCTACCATCCgtcaaaaagcagctgataaGCATAAAATTACAAAGTCTGAATTGTGAaattttcacaattttaaattaGTCAATTGGGTATGAAAAAACAATCAATATATGCATGTACAATAAACGTCACTCTTTGGACTTCCTTAGAAATTCCAGCAGCTCTGTTTGGAAGTTGGTTCGGCCTTGGCTGCTCGCAACTTGCTGGAGTATCTCTCCCTTTGTTTCCTGGTGCTCATCCTGTAatttctgctgctccttccgcACTTCACGCATTTTCCGAACAATCTCTAGAAGATTTTTCAGTTGAATCTTCTTTGGTTTGATCTGTCCCGGTCGACATTAACGGAATTATTTCGGGACCCCCATGGGGTTCGCAGTACCACCAAGCCAAATGTTTATAGCGGGATTTTCCTATGTATGCAGTTCATTTCGACTGCGTGtatattttgtttatttaatGGCTGCAAAGTACTAAGGttaaaagaaagaaaataaatacatacatatgtacatacgcttATTTATTATGTACATTTTCTGGTCTCTCCATTTTGAGAGAGACAAGCAAAGCAGCACGAAGTTAGGCCCAGAGAGGCAGAAAAACCGATCCACATCGAACCGAACCGATCCTCGGTCGTATTGGTTATATGTATGAGCTTTGAATCTGACGCTTTCAACGAATTCTCTCACCCACGCGCGTACATCAATACAACAGGCTTCTCACCCAAGAACAAATACAACTAAGCCAAATGGGAGAGCGCTCTCTTAGCATTGCATTAAATGAAGTTCACTTCGAACCTCTAACCGAGCTCTTTCCGTCATTGTCATTCAATTTTTTCTACTGGGCTGTCCAGACGTACCCTTTTACATTTTTCGCATAGCGGCCAGGAGGCAGACATGATCCGATTTGAGGGGACTACAAGATATCTAGTAATTGCATTTAATGCAATCGTGATCCTACTTATTATCTTAGCACTTATATTTGCCCATAAACTTGGATAAAAGTAAGTTTGTACATAcatttatgtatatacatatgtacatattagGTATATTGTAATGCCTCGAAAGCTGATGCAAATTGTATACATTTCAGTGCCTGATGTTCCATCGATGGATATAAAAGCAttaacatatatgtatatgttgtATGCAATGGATATGtattaaaaatattaataaatcaAAACTTTGTGTTTGTATTGTGAAGATTATTGGCAGTAGTACCTGGTTTATGACTAATGTGATCTAAATCTCATACACATGGTTTCCGGTTTTGCCGATCGTGAGTAGTAGAAGAGAGCTTCATTTTCTTTTCGTTTCTCTCTTGCTTTGCTCGCTTTGTATTTGTTCGCTTTGCCTTTGTTACAATTGTGCACAAAAGAGTGAGAGTCGAAACTTCAGTGACTTAGTGCAAAATTATGATCAATTATTATCaggtattattattatttattattatattattttcaattttccGACTTAAGTCCAATCGAAAACTTGTGGGGAGATTTATGAAGCGAAATTACCTaagttttcattttcaaatAACCAAAAATTTAGGAGGGCGAGACACCTGTAGAAACCTGACAGACAGTTATTAAAAGTATGccaaaaataattataaagTTGACAAAAAATAAAGGtggatacaaaaaaaaataataataatcagtTAACAAACTTTTTTCATAACAATACTTGAAGTGTACCTATTATTTTGATCAGCCTGACATTGACTTTGAAGTAAAATTGGATCTATTCTCTTTTATAGAATTATCTTTAATCAATTATAATCAAGTGTATCTTATTGAAAACAAATACTTAAAGAATAGGTGAGCGCTAGTTATAGGTTTAAAATATTGAATAAAAGCGTTTTCTGTTATGTTAAAGTTTACGTAGATGCATGTACCTATTAATCAGGTGTgtacatagtacatatatgtgtGCATGTTTTTTTGCACATAAAAAGACTTTGTCTATGGGTATTTATAGAGCTAAACGCCACTGCTGGTTTGGAGAACTCTTCAAAATTCATTCCGAATGCGATCGTGTGTGGGGCAGTAGAGAGCCGCGGCTCTTTGAACGTTAATTAAAATGCATCAATTTATTGCTGGGCGATGTGCGTGCAATAATAACCATTTAATAAATATGCTCAATCAATGCCTCGCCCCTCGCTGTCTctacccctctctctctctctctctgcgcGCCCCAAATAATGGAAAGAATTGCGGgtaaaaaaatacatatttgCTTAATTAAAGTAATTATGGTTTCATATTTCATGCAGCGCCGACCTGTAGCTGTTCGAGCCTGAAAAGGGGATGGCCAGGGGATGGACAGTGGCTAGGCAGGGTGTTCGGTAATTACATTTTGTCATAAATTTaacatttattttaaaatgtCATTAAGTACTTAACATGCGGTCTCTTTCTTACTCGGGCTGCCGCTCTGATGCCTGCTGCATTGTGTGGTTGGTTCTTACTGGTATGCATTTTCATCGAGGTTTTGGCATCATTCAAGTGGCCAAAAGACAAACAAATGAACATTAGCCGGAGATCTACAAATTTACATATGTCtgtgactgtgtgtgtgtgggtgtgtgtgggtgtgtgcatTGGCAGATGAATGTGCTATGCAACAAAAGGAGgaataacaaaaaaagaaagaaaaagaagcaAGAAAAGACTGAAGAGTGAAGTACAGACGGAAGTACGGCTTCGGAGGCCGAAGCTTTTAATACTCTCAATTAATACACGTTCGAAAATGCATCCTTCTTTACAATGCGAATAGTATCTGGGTATGGGCACAATACCCTTTGAAAGGGAATAAGAGTGGAATTTGGAATGTGACAGGGGAATCCAGCACCGAAATGAATAATGTGAATACGCCAAGTGTACAAAGTTTTAATTGTTATCATGTTTTGTTTGAGCgttactctccctctctccccgTCTGCCTGTCTCtccacctctctctctctctctctctctctctgtttctccCACTTCCCAACTCTTCTTCTCTAACTGTAatctctccctctccttcGTTCTCAGTCAAAATGTATCCATTTACGCTTGGCCAAGTTTTAGGTTGCGCATACGACACGTTGGACTCGAATTGCGGCTCGAATTGCGGCTCGCCTGCGGCTGCCTCAAAGTTTCCATTTTGCATATGTGCCTGCAGGCGCCACTTGCATTCTCAAAAGCACCCTCCCCCCGCACCCCTTCAAATTGTCACAGTGTAATCCAAATTGTATTCTTAAATCAGACGCTTTTATCTGGGGATTTGATGCAAGATCGAGTGGAAGATTTTCCTGCTAAATTTTAAGTTTATTTCTCAGGCGTATGATTTTTAGACTTTAAAGAAGGCCTTCACCATCAATTTTATGGATATTCCTGGCTCttaatggttttttttttatctgcTTAAGAAAAGGATCCTAAATACTGGTATTGTTCGACGCAGAGCCccgccgattagctgcttgcaaCTTGattcgccgcttggctgttgCAACCTTCTTTCTGTTATTCTTATCTTTGTTCTTATACATATACAATATGCATGGccagcgatcggagcggcaatgcaGTCATGTATGGGGCAATCAAGCTACACTTACATTTTggatattattttatttgtgcgtCGTGTTCGGAATAAGCATTCGGCTAATTGCGGATAAAATCCATTATCCATCTCTATATAAAATTTGAGATTTAAAAATGCCTGACATCGGGATTTGTACATaatgatcggaggatttgcaataaaTGCATATGGAGCTAATATggtcgttaatggaggtgattagggagTCAGGATTattttctcccacctgctggctagacTTCAGCTTCCGAAATCCCGCCTCCTGGCCGGAGAGCCTGCCCGCCGCCAGTATCTTAAAGGTATCACGGATAGAGttaaatttaatttgtattCCCCTCGACTCAGATGCAATTTTCCATTATTGATGTATTAATAATTTGTAATATTTCTAGGAGTATTCCATCTTTTATTAGTGGCATGAATTTAAACGTTTCCCTTTGAACATTTGAGGCATTTATTGGCATTAAAGTTTTAGGTTATTTCACCTTGCAGTTGatttgcataaatatttcAACTTGTTTAGTTGTTCCGTCTTTCGGCCGTCTCTGTCCGGAATCTGACTTTTACCAAGAAAATCTTTCATTCTGTGGCTTTTGCCGTATTTATTTGGCACAAATTTTAAGTGATTTATGCTGGCCACAATTGGCTCTAGCCCCATCCCATAACTACGCACAGAGCTATGAAAAATTCACACAGATATCCAAATTCTacaaaaatatgtacatatacatacatatgtatatgtatgaacatatatgtatctgcCATACATGTGAGGGAAGGGTGGGGGTGTGGTGTCTGAATCTCTATCTTGGGGCATGCATATTTATTTGCCAACATTTACTTATGCTGCATTTGAAGCAATTTTGTTTACTGAACTCAAATGCAGATCCAAAGTgtccagtgtgtgtgtgtgcgtgccaCACAAAGTTGCCGGCTATAGATTTTCCAGCAAATTGTGTTGCCATAAGGATGCACATGATACAATATACTCGTTGatgtacatacacatacatacatgcagaATACTTGAATGTTTGGGGGAGACTCTGCTTACTTGAGCacttatttatttgataaTAATTTCGGTTTGTTTCTCTTTAGAAACAACTATTTGTGGAATCGTAGAGCAGCCAACTCTTTTGTCTAAATAAATAATCAAAATGTCATAACAAGTTGTAGGTAGTCGTATCTCATCTGCCCGGCATGTATCGGCCATGTTTATGCAAATTCCATTTGGCCCATCCCTCGGTGGTTCCTTGAGGCGCAGCTTGGCTCTGGCCTGCTCCTGATTACGCACTCGGCCATCCATCGCCCATCGAGCATCGTGCCACAGCTCAGCTCCCCCCGGATGATGCATCAGTgcaatataaatattttacatAGATTTTACATAGCTGATTGAAGTACATGTGCATATGCTAACCACTGCCTCAGCCCACAACAGCGCATCCCTGCTCGAACCACTCGCATGGCTCATGCTGTGAAATTATCCTTTGTATGGAAATCATATCATATCAAATTTAAAGTGCCTCCTCACTCGGCACAGTGGGCTGAAATTTCGGACTGGTTCGCTTTCAAATGGAATGCTGCAAGGCTTATGGCCATATTGAACAAAAAAACCTACCATTTCATTTGGTTTGCTATGGGGCAGGTACTTTAATGCTGATTTAATGGTTTGATTAATATCTCCTTCATTCAAATGATGCTTTGACTCCGTTGGCCAATGTAAGCCAATgaatattttaatttttctGCAGCTTCTAGTCTTTGGATCTTGCGATGTAGAAATGCGTGTGCCGCGAGCTCTACCAGAAACCACTTTCGAAACAGTCCCATAGTAGCGGCCCATGGCGCACGGCGATCAGAAATACGAGTATGCTAATGTAGCGCTTTtgctctggttctggttctggttctggctcggcatttgcatttgcattggGAAGACGTAAGCCTAATTGAACCAGCTGTGATTGGAATGGTCCTCAAGTGGGTGGCTCTGGGGGTCGTGTTGTGGGGCTAGTGAGTGGCTGCAAGGGGGATGGGAGGATGGTGGTTAGAACTACCACCCCATGAACGCTTCGGGTGGCTGTGGGAAAGTGCTGCTGGCGGTGGAGCAATTAATAGCTAATTTAGAGCCGATGTTAAAAAGGCAACATTATTTATGATTATTTGTTTATTGCTTGCGGGTCGTTTGCCCCTCTCTCTCCACCTGATGAAATTAACACCCTGACCCGCGCCTCCCACATTTCGCATTCCACACCCTCACACCCTTAGCCCACATACCCCACACAGACCCCACAGctacacactcacacatgcaGAGGAAAGCCGCTGGCAGCATTTAGCTGCAATAGACAGCCATTTTGTGGCGTTGCCTCGGCGATAAAGTAATAGCTCCTATTTGGGTTTAtgacacacacatacactcgCACACCCATAGAAGCTCTACATGTGTTTTTGGAAAATTTCTATGCTTCCGGCAGGACACAGACAcaaacacaggcacagacGCTGGGCTTTGTAGTCTTTCAGGCAAGACAGAAGCCGAAACAGAAGCCAAAGGCAAACGGAAAGCTGCAAAACAGAGAGTAAAACAGAGGTGGATGGTGAGTGGTGGGAGGAGGAAAGAGGGAAGGGTAGAGAGGTGGGTTGTGTTGAGGAGCGGCGTCATTTTGTCTGCGGTTAGATGCGCGTACGTTttcatgttttgttcgcatttctttttgtttgttttcccCCACTTTTTTTTCTGCCCATTAATCGTAGATTCCGAGGATATATTGGattcgtgtgtgtgtatggaaCAGACAATAAGGATAGGACTCTCATTAAGAGAATCCTCTATATCTGTGAGATCTCTCGCGGACTAAAAGATGAGAGGGAGACCAAAGTACAATGCAGATCGCATTCACAATAATGTGGTAATCTTTTGGGAAATTATTGTATAGGTATTATATATGTGTGTAATGTGTGCCGTATAATTATTCCTTACTTTGTGGATGGGAAATTTAAACAAAATCGTAATGTTTCTTTGTTTGAAAATCGACTCAGAGGGTATCTTTGGGCTCGAATCTCCTTTTTTTTGGCCCAACTGTGGTCCTTTTTTTTTGCACGCTTACAGCGGTTTTTTCGTGTTGGCTTTCGGCTGTTGCGCTGCCGTGTGCTCACTGTACGGTGTTCGCCGCTGTTGCGGTTGCAGCACGTCTGAACGTGTTTATGGCGCGCATATCCGCAAATATGCAATCAGACTATAATCTACTTAATGTCTTTTTCaccagccacagcagcaggagcagcagcaggagcagcaacaacaacatctAGGGGAAGTGGGTGGGTCCGgtgtacatactcgtactcgtaaaAAATGCGCATTGTGAATGAAGTAATGCAGTTTGCCATATTCCCGGACCCCATGAGTGCGTGCGTGCGTGCGTGCGTGCGTGCGTGCATGCCGGTACACGACACGGCACATTAACTGAAATTAGGCTGTCATTTGGTAAGCATTTTCGCATTAGCTTCAAAAATTTGTTAAAAGTGAGTGTTTTTCCTAGCGTTTTTCCTCGATTTTCTTCTTGTTTTTTCatgattattttttgttgcctaCTTTTTGGGGCCAACGATGCGTGCCTTGCTTTGAAGTCGTCAACAGGGAAATGTGGCCAAACAGTGGGTAGACTAACTCTGCGGCAATGTCTATGAGTAGAGGAAGAGTAGGCAAATCAGTGGACTCAAAGGAAAAacatttttatcagtatctaaCAATTATATGTATCAGTATTCAATACTTTTGCGGCTTCATTGTTAATACAACTTgcattttatttgtatttttaatgCATGGTTATGTTTTTTGGTCAACTTAGttctaattttcctcgaatatttCCAAGCTTCGGCCACTTGGTGGTTCAGCCATTGCATATCAAcgtccaaattataatagcaAATATTCTACCCCAGGATATTCATAATGTTTTACAGAGGAACAGAGCAAATCACATTATTTCCATTTATAAACATTGATTGAAGCCAACTCTTTATACAGTATTCCAGAGGGAATATTGCCACCTTGATCTAGTCACATTGTGGCGTACATATGCATTTATAATTTTCCGCTGTCAACAGTTCGTATCTTCTACTTAAGTTCCCTCGTTTGGCTTGAATTTGCACAACCTTTTAGCTAATTTTAAAGACGAGCGAAAACACAAAAGCCTGCaggacaacagcaacaacacaaCAGGGAAATGGTAAAAACAAAGGCACTGGCAAAATATTTTGCTGTAGACAACATTAGATATTGTTTAGAGCTGTAGAGACATTGACTGGCATTTGAACGAGTACGGGTATGAGTGCCCTTGCAAAGGGTATTAGTATACAGATGTGATCTATTTGTCTCGCAGATCATTCTAGATCAGGACTAGTCCCGCAATTATAAAAATATCTGGCTTAAATGTTGCACGAATTCTGTAAGAATAGGAACGATAGACCTGCAAGAGTATATAAAACTTCGGTGCCTAAAAGTGGCCTGTATATCTTGTGTTGGTTTTAGTTTtagatgctgctgttgccgcttTCTGTTGCCGTTTTCTGTAGCtggtctctgtctctgtttaGGTGccgtttctgtttctgtttcagttCTTGTTTCTGCttcagtttctgtttttgttggcTTGGCCGAGGACTGCTTGGAGTCCCGGCCAGAGCTCTGTCGCCGACTTGCTTGTTATTGTTTGGCTTGGCGCACAATGCGGCCATAAAAAGGCAgcccgcctctgcctctgcctctgcctctgcctccgtcTCCTGACCGAGTCGCAAGGAAGTGCGCGGGGGCAACAAAAGGCGCCCGCACCGAACAACAATTGAAACAATAAAACGGCTTTAAGGCTGCACTGCACTCCGCTGGAAGCGGCCACAGAGCGGAGTTGATAAAAGCAATTATAGAGCACAGAGTCCTGGTGCTGACAGCTGCAGCTTAAGACTAAATTTTACTCAAGCTTTAAATCGAAATCATCTATTACATATTGGTGGCGATCCATGGGCAGCGGGGGATCTATGCTCTTTATTTGGGGTTGTACAGTTTCTTGACGGTCTCGTCGGAGGTGTCGATGCCCAACTTGTAGTAGCCGGCGCGCCTCAGTTGGCGCTCATCCTCCTCGGCCACATGGTAGATATCCTCGATGGGCAGCATAATCTCCGACTCGCTGGGCAGGATGAGTTTGCGGGCGTCCTTGCGGAAGACGGCCACCGCCTTGGCCATGCTGCTGTGGGCCCGTGTATAGTCTTGCAAGCAGAGGCTCTGCCGCCTGTTGGACAGCCCGCCCTGGATGAGGTCAAGGCGCGCAATCAGCCGCAGAAGAATGTAGCGGGCGTAGCGGTCCTTGATCTCCAGCAGCGTCATCTCGACATCATCTCGCTCCAGGGCCGGGCACAGATAAACGGTCAGCAGGACGAACACGTATACGCCATTGATAGCGAATATGATGAATATCATACCCAGCTGAAAGGTGTCGATTTCCTTCGAAAAGGACTCCGCCACGTTCTTCCAGTACATCAGGTCGAGGCTGTGGATCCGTAGGTGGTAGTGCAGGTAGGCCGTCACGACGGCCCCCGCACTGCTGTAGACGGCGATGCACGGATAATTGTAGGAGAAGAAATTGACGCACTGCCGCCAGAGCCCTTTCCAGAGATCCATCTTGCGCCTTATAGTCAGAGGAAACCGTTggattgtatttattttttccctgcggtttgtttttgtttaattttgaATTTAGCTTTCCGAATGATTGAGTCAAACTCTGAGTATTTCTGTTTGGACTACTCCGATTTGCTTCGGCGTACAATCGTATAAgagtttttgtttgcttgtttCGGTCGCTCCCCTGCAACTACATGTTGAATCCTCCCCCGTTGTGGATGTCGAGTCTTCCCCTGTTGTGGATGTCGAACTTGTTTGAGGGTAGAAGCCAACTGGTTTGAGCTTTTTCCGCCAGGCCAGTCCTTCGAGTGCTTTGAGTCATTTTTGCCCCTGCAACCTAGGACATGTTCTGGCCGCAACCATTGGGGCTTGGTGCCGCCCAcaattgcaactgcaactgcaacaccAACATTGGTTTGGTTTTGCCTCGTGGCCGCTGACAATCACCTCTTTATGGGGTTGTTCGGGGGGATGTTCCCCTTCTGGGCCGAAAATATTCAACTTCTTGTTCAGCGACAATATTCCGCTATCTTTGCGCTAACTTTAGCTGGCACTCCCCACCCCCCCGACCGATCCGAGACGTTGATAAGCCATAAGCATGCAGTGAAAAGGGGTAGGAAAAAAAAATCATCATAGCATTCGAGCGAAATGCAATTTTCTTCCTCCATTTTCTGTGTTCTATTTGGTTGCTTTGCTGCCCTCTTCTTGGTTGATTTTCGCTTCTCGTTTTGCACTTATTATTGTCTTTCTGGtctggtgttttttttttcaaagtGCATGCAAAACTGCATTTTGTAGACAAGCCGAAAACCGAAAACTGCCAGCCAAAACGGAAATATTCAAAAATTGTTCTTGTTGCTGGAAGTGGGGGGCTGGCACTGAGCAAGTGGGTGAGCGGGAGGTGGGTGGCTGGGTTGTTAGGGGTGTCCTATCTgtagctgtgtgtgtgtgtgtgtgtgtgtgtgtgcgcgctAATAAAAACGTAAAATTTAATGGTAACGGAAGGCACTAAAAAACAGGCTCACCGACAGGACCTCCAAGTCGCTGGTCCCGGCGCTCGGGTTGTGGGGTTGTGGGGTTGTGGGGTCCTCCGGGTAGTGGGTAGTGGCAAAGGCAGTGGTCTTTGGCTGTGTGAGTAGTGGCACTGGCGATAACCAAGCAACGAACCACAACCGCACaagggagtgggagtgggagtggaagtggaagtggtaGTGTATGGGAAAGTGGCAGTGGTGTAGAGGGGCAGCCAGTCGATGGGCAAAACTGTAACTACGCCAACCGCCGCCGCCGACGCAGTGGAGCGCCCATCCGTGCACGTCAAACGCAGACAACTTGAAAAATGTAGAGACAGAGCCGCAGTATAGTCGAAACACGCcaaaaaatatgcaaaagtAAAATAAAACAGACACACGGACCCCgaacacagacacagacacagacacagcgaCGGACACAGCCACGGACACagccacggacacggacacggacacggacaggGGGCAGACAAACGCATTTGGCCGTTGCGGAGCAGTTCGACATTCGAGGGTCGAGGCTCCGAGGTTCGACATTTGCCGTTAAAGgtttttcgttgttgctgtTTATACGCGATGTACCCATCTCTGATACCCAGCGGGCTGTGTGGAGCCCAGGGTATCACCGCCTCCTGGATGCCACATGCCTGTTACaaacaaaattataaataaaaaattttaTGAATTCGTTTGAGCTGCCAAAATCCTAATCAAGCAATTATATTCAACTAAACCTAATATGATGTGTAATCATTTCTTAAATATATATGAGAAGTATTGCGTTTGTTTGTGTTTCTTCAATGGTAAAAACTTTATccaaatatttccaaaatgTCAAAATCGACTCAGTATCCAAAAGTCGTTCTTGCTTCCCCTGGTCTTCCGaaactttttgtttttttttgttatttggCAGCGCATTGCACAATATTTTGCAGCAGGCAGTTTTTTTCgactttttgttgttgttgctggctcTATAAAGGGAAGAGGTCCTGACGTTGTCCACTTGACAGGAGCAGCCAGCTCCTGTTCCTACAAGCAgaggagcaacagcagtacAGAagttcagcagcagcaacaaactGCAGTCGGCTCGAAGTCGAGTTGAAAAGTCAGTTGTCGCAATGTGGGGCtgaatggggatggggatgagGCGCAAAGTTATGTGGCTTGGCAGTTGAATTCGGgagaggtgtgtgtgtgtgtgtgtgtgtgtgtgtgtgagtatgCATGTGAGTGTGTGGCGAAGTGGCAAAGGGCTCTAACAGCTAACTGAATGGACAGCAATTTGCGCGGCTAAACGAGTCCACAAAGGCGGCCATTGTGGGCGCTTTGCCTTTGCTCCGCCCGTCCATGCAGGACCCGCTGCATGTCCCCAACATGTCCGAGCGTGTGCGAGCGACTGTGTTTGGGTATTGGGGCGGCTGCTACTGTAATTAGGTTTGTCGCTGACCAGAGAGTCGCATCCCAGTCAAAGTCGCGGCAGCCGGCCCAAAAGTTGCTGTAAATAATTCACAATTGTGCGACGCATTCGATTTTTGCACTCTCCGGCAAAAGGAGCTCTAGAGATGGGCGATATACGACGATGGGGTacgatgggggggggggggggggcgttGGCGGAAATGTTTGCCTGGTTTACAGTGCAGTGCATAAATTTGAAATTGCACGCATACCCCCAACGATACACAGAAACTCATACACACTCAATGGTGCGTGCATTTCCGCATGGGGGTGTGGCAGAGGGTGTCAAATTAGGCCTACCCCTAGCACTGTTCCGCCtcgctcctcctcctcctccaccccCGCCGTGGCCCAAAAGCCCGACAACAAATTTTTgtagctaacagcattttcaAGTTTTATCGCTGCCTGGCGTTGGGCTTTAGAGGGGCTGTGGGTGGGTGGCTGGTGTCCTTGGCACAGCCATTGTATTATGCTTGGTCTGTCGATCGGTCTGTTGGTTGGTCGGTTGGTCCGCCGgtctgtttgtctgtctgtttgtccgTCTGTCTTTCTGGCGCACGCACAGCGGCAAATGCGAGCACGGACCTTGCCTAGCCTTGTCTATTTAGCCGCCTGCATACAAAATGCACATAAATTGTCATGTTTCAAGAGCGAATGAGACCAATGGCAGTGgcaaaagagagagggagagagccaGATGGGTAGGAGGCACTCCATGGCCATGTGCCTAGCATATTTATATTGATTTTCGCGCCTGGGATTGGCACTTTTTGGGGCGGCGCGGGGCTCCTGGTCCTGCGTTTGGCCACCAGCTTGTTGTTATGTACTTTGGCTTTTCAATTTCGGCTCGTTTTCCTCGTTTGCTCTGCTTCCGCTTTCCTCTGGCATGCCCCCTTAccctgcacacacacacacacacactccttttTTTATTGTGTTTTGTGGGTGCACAATAAATTGAGCCGAAATTGCATCAGCAAAATTAACAGTTTCAGTGTACGTTAATAGACTTTTGCCGAGGTCCAGTCACGACCGCAGAATGGACAGATCTCTGCGGGATTGGGAATGCGCATGGACCTGGGGCCGAGACTCTGGTAGtcggtgtgtgggtgtggcacTGGGGCATTTCGCCCATTAGGTTGGGTCATTTTAATTATGGCCAAAAGAGAGTCTGTTGCTGTTTAAAACGAAATTCTCCCCCGATGGGACACTAAAGCGCTTAGAGGTGAGAGCACTTTTCAATTAGATTATCAGAGGCGCAGTCACAGTCATTTTAGAAATAAAGATGGACTTTAAATATTCATATGCAGGCCGTCGGAAAGTGTCGGATGTATATTCTTTTTTTTAGAAGGTATTTTACGATGATtacaggggggggggggggggggaaggaaaCTTCAACCAAAAACTCATTCCAAATGAAAAGCTTCAGCTgtaatttttttaaaaaattTCTGCAGGTGAAAAAATTCAAGGGAAAGTTTGATGATCTCCGGTGAATTCTCTTTATGGTGCAAAAATATTTTGGGGCTTGCAAAACGCAAGCACTCAAAATATATTCGAGCTTTAAACTCAAATGGAAATATTAATCATTCGAATTGGACAGAGGCATACACATAAAATATGCACCCATTGTTCTCGATGCAGTTTGGCTCATTAGGTCGCTGGGATTTGGCTCTTTTGGGTCCCCGGACACTTCCGCCAGGACCTGCAACATTTTGCATGGGTAATTAATCTGGCGGGAGAGCCAGTTGATCCCCGTCCTACTTGGGCACTAGGGCACATTACGGGTAAAAGTGTGGACTGCGGAGGGAGCGCTTGGCAATTTCTGAAATTTTAATATGCCAAAACGAACTAACAATAAGCAAACCACTTAGTTAGTTCTCACAGCCATGGCTAATTTGCTTtgttcagctgctgctgctgctggtgctgctcctgCACTCGCATTTGCAGctggaaaatggaaatgaaGTTTCCCTTCGGTGCTCTGGTAGTCAAAGCTAGTGCAGGGCTGTCGGGTGAATGGAAGTTTTGGTAGCCACTTGAAATATGC contains:
- the LOC108150785 gene encoding uncharacterized protein LOC108150785; amino-acid sequence: MDLWKGLWRQCVNFFSYNYPCIAVYSSAGAVVTAYLHYHLRIHSLDLMYWKNVAESFSKEIDTFQLGMIFIIFAINGVYVFVLLTVYLCPALERDDVEMTLLEIKDRYARYILLRLIARLDLIQGGLSNRRQSLCLQDYTRAHSSMAKAVAVFRKDARKLILPSESEIMLPIEDIYHVAEEDERQLRRAGYYKLGIDTSDETVKKLYNPK